From the genome of Halomonas sp. MCCC 1A13316, one region includes:
- a CDS encoding pyridoxal phosphate-dependent aminotransferase, whose product MPRFPNHLTGSGPSNPFPGIKVLERRIGREIPHRLGSNEGLDMPHRALRERFGDAMVEHVYCYGDSEALGVRQRLASLYGLPLDVTLVDAGADSLIALALRTVATPGCTVVSASGTYPTFGYFARGQGCQLVERRYREAPGLLAPDLEALKESAHEHGARLVYVANPDNPSGHLHSDDEIHRLRAELPEDCWLLIDEAYHDFRDDADSAYSREVMPGVIRLRTLSKAHGLAGLRIGYAIAEPETLAMMMKVRIHYAVTTLTQAAAETVLDHHSEVEAHVHAVKQRRERLASHFHDLGAEVLPSATNFIALRLPSAELAGRLNQELLEAGRLIARPAHPDLGHVLRITAVEDALVPGRFEILERVIMENSAQR is encoded by the coding sequence ATGCCTCGCTTCCCGAACCACCTGACCGGCTCCGGCCCCAGCAATCCTTTTCCCGGCATCAAGGTGCTGGAGCGGCGCATCGGCCGTGAGATTCCTCATCGCCTGGGCTCCAACGAAGGCCTCGACATGCCCCATCGAGCGCTGCGCGAACGCTTCGGCGACGCCATGGTCGAGCACGTTTACTGCTATGGCGACTCGGAGGCACTGGGCGTGCGCCAACGCCTCGCCTCGCTCTACGGCCTGCCGTTGGACGTTACCCTAGTGGATGCCGGGGCCGATAGCCTGATCGCGCTGGCATTGCGCACGGTGGCTACGCCGGGCTGCACGGTGGTGAGCGCCAGCGGCACCTACCCCACCTTCGGTTACTTCGCCCGGGGCCAGGGCTGCCAACTCGTCGAACGGCGCTACCGTGAGGCCCCCGGCTTGCTCGCACCGGACCTGGAGGCACTGAAAGAGAGTGCCCATGAGCATGGAGCCCGGCTCGTCTACGTCGCCAACCCCGACAACCCCAGCGGTCACCTGCACAGCGACGACGAGATCCACCGACTACGTGCCGAACTTCCCGAAGACTGCTGGTTGCTGATCGACGAGGCCTACCACGACTTTCGCGACGATGCCGACTCTGCCTACAGCCGTGAGGTAATGCCCGGAGTGATCCGCCTGCGCACCCTTTCCAAGGCCCATGGCCTGGCCGGGCTGCGCATCGGCTATGCCATTGCCGAGCCCGAGACGCTGGCCATGATGATGAAGGTGCGCATTCACTATGCCGTCACGACCCTGACCCAGGCTGCCGCTGAGACCGTCCTCGACCATCACAGCGAAGTCGAGGCGCACGTCCATGCGGTCAAGCAGCGCCGCGAGCGGCTGGCCTCGCACTTCCACGACCTGGGCGCCGAGGTGCTGCCCAGCGCGACCAACTTCATCGCCCTGCGCTTGCCCAGTGCGGAGCTGGCGGGACGTCTGAACCAGGAGCTGCTGGAAGCCGGTCGGCTCATCGCCCGCCCCGCCCACCCCGACTTGGGCCACGTGTTGCGCATCACCGCGGTAGAGGACGCCCTAGTGCCCGGCCGCTTCGAGATCCTCGAGCGGGTCATCATGGAAAACTCGGCTCAGCGCTGA
- a CDS encoding DMT family transporter, which yields MASQAPSSASTLRRHDVVTLLLIGAIGLFWGGNWPAVRFSLMDIPPFSLRAIGFSVGALVLLSWAWLRQWPLTIPRGERGWLAASGVFTILGFNLGTAFGQLHMPTSQAAIVAFTMPCWALLLAIGLLGERVTSRQWLGLGLGQAGLLVLLGPSAWQAGFAGLTGPLFVLGAALSWALGTVLIKRRGSWQAHPVVITGWQFGLCALPMALLAVLFESPSAPGAWRSSTWFGLGYHLVFAICLAQMLWFRNVNRLTIGQSTISTLIIPVVGVASAVVVLDEPITWRLLVALVLIVSSVAIVMTQRKPSA from the coding sequence GTGGCGAGCCAGGCTCCCTCCTCCGCCTCGACGCTGCGACGCCATGACGTCGTCACCCTGCTGCTGATCGGCGCGATCGGATTGTTCTGGGGCGGCAACTGGCCGGCGGTACGTTTCAGCCTGATGGACATTCCTCCCTTCAGCCTGCGTGCCATCGGTTTCAGCGTCGGCGCTCTCGTGCTGCTGAGCTGGGCCTGGCTGCGCCAGTGGCCGCTGACCATCCCACGCGGTGAACGCGGCTGGCTGGCCGCGAGCGGTGTCTTCACCATACTCGGCTTCAACCTGGGGACCGCCTTCGGCCAGCTGCACATGCCGACGTCACAGGCCGCCATTGTCGCCTTCACCATGCCCTGCTGGGCCCTACTGCTGGCCATCGGGCTGCTCGGCGAACGGGTCACTTCACGACAGTGGCTCGGCCTTGGCCTCGGCCAGGCCGGCCTGCTGGTGCTACTCGGTCCTTCCGCCTGGCAAGCCGGCTTCGCCGGCCTCACTGGCCCGCTGTTCGTGCTCGGTGCCGCGCTCTCCTGGGCACTGGGTACCGTGCTGATCAAGCGCCGCGGCAGCTGGCAGGCTCACCCCGTGGTCATCACCGGTTGGCAGTTCGGCCTCTGCGCGCTGCCGATGGCGCTGCTCGCCGTCCTGTTCGAATCGCCGAGCGCTCCCGGCGCCTGGCGCTCCTCGACCTGGTTCGGCTTGGGCTACCATCTCGTCTTCGCCATCTGCCTGGCGCAGATGCTGTGGTTTCGCAACGTCAATCGCCTCACCATCGGCCAGTCCACCATCAGTACGCTGATCATTCCGGTGGTCGGTGTGGCAAGCGCCGTAGTGGTGCTTGACGAGCCGATCACGTGGCGGCTGCTGGTAGCCCTGGTCCTGATAGTCTCGTCGGTGGCCATTGTCATGACCCAGCGCAAACCGTCGGCTTGA
- the speB gene encoding agmatinase produces MTDYNQPLGGNDMPRFGGPATMMRLPTQPTAEGLDVAFIGVPLDIGTSNRPGTRLGPRQIRDESRMLRPYNMATRAAPFDSLQVADIGDVPINTFHLPKTVDIISRFYDEVLGHGSIPLTLGGDHLITLPILRAIANRHGPVGLIHIDAHADVNEHMFGEPLAHGTPFRRAQEEGLLAKGKVAQIGLRGTGYAAEDFDWCRQQGFRVVTAEECWYRSLEPLMKEVREQMGDTPVYITFDIDGLDPSVAPGTGTVEMGGLTSAQGLEIVRGAAGLNIVGGDLVEVSPPYDTSGNTALMGATLLYEMLCVLPGVKRRD; encoded by the coding sequence ATGACCGACTACAACCAGCCGCTAGGCGGCAACGACATGCCGCGCTTCGGTGGCCCCGCCACCATGATGCGCCTGCCCACACAGCCCACGGCCGAAGGGTTGGACGTGGCCTTCATCGGCGTACCGCTGGACATCGGCACCTCCAACCGCCCCGGCACCCGCCTGGGGCCGCGCCAGATACGCGACGAGTCGCGCATGCTGCGCCCCTATAACATGGCGACCCGCGCCGCCCCCTTCGACAGCCTGCAGGTGGCCGATATCGGCGACGTGCCGATCAATACCTTCCATCTACCCAAGACCGTGGACATCATCAGCCGCTTCTACGACGAGGTGCTTGGCCACGGCAGCATCCCGCTCACGCTGGGCGGCGACCACCTGATCACGCTACCGATTCTGCGCGCTATCGCCAACAGACATGGCCCGGTGGGGCTGATCCACATCGATGCCCATGCCGACGTCAACGAGCACATGTTCGGCGAGCCTCTGGCCCATGGCACGCCGTTTCGTCGCGCCCAGGAAGAAGGGCTCCTGGCCAAGGGCAAAGTGGCGCAGATCGGGCTGCGCGGCACCGGCTATGCCGCCGAGGACTTCGACTGGTGCCGTCAACAGGGTTTCCGCGTGGTCACCGCCGAGGAGTGCTGGTACCGCTCGCTCGAGCCGCTGATGAAAGAGGTGCGCGAGCAGATGGGCGATACCCCGGTCTATATCACCTTCGACATCGACGGGCTGGACCCCTCCGTCGCCCCCGGCACCGGCACCGTCGAGATGGGCGGCCTGACCTCGGCCCAGGGGCTCGAGATCGTACGTGGCGCCGCCGGGCTGAACATCGTCGGCGGCGACCTGGTCGAGGTCTCGCCGCCCTACGACACCAGCGGCAACACGGCGCTGATGGGCGCCACCCTGCTCTACGAGATGCTCTGCGTCCTGCCGGGCGTCAAGCGCCGCGATTGA
- a CDS encoding FAD-binding oxidoreductase, giving the protein MEALLKELAAVVGTGNVLTGEDVRQRRVDWMSGTNCRAGAIVRPGSTDELAAVMRLCHAAGQPVVTHGGLTGLVHGGEADPDELVVSLERMSAIESIDTVGGTMTVQAGAALQRVQEAAAEHDLVFPLDLGARGSCTIGGNIATNAGGVRVIRYGMMRQQVLGLEAVLADGTVVGSMNRMLKNNAGYDLKQLFIGSEGTLGIVTRAVLRLQPRMASECTALVACPDFDGVTGLLRHMGRELGGSLGTFEVMWRNHYALLTEESGRNTAPLPIRWPYYVIVESLGSDDAANAAQFGAALESALEAGLIEDAVLAQSDTQRQGIWNIREDIEGLIAYLSPLFTFDVSLPIPDMPGYAEKLECAIRERWPDGRIVVFGHLGDGNLHVSVGVGDSGADTRRAVERIVYGPLAELGGSVSAEHGIGLEKRDYLALSRSAEEIALMRTLKRALDPQSLLNRNKILVAEG; this is encoded by the coding sequence ATGGAAGCGTTATTGAAGGAACTGGCCGCCGTCGTCGGTACCGGCAACGTGCTGACGGGAGAGGACGTGAGACAACGCCGGGTCGACTGGATGAGCGGGACGAACTGTCGCGCCGGTGCCATTGTGCGCCCCGGCAGCACCGACGAGCTGGCTGCGGTGATGCGCCTGTGCCATGCCGCAGGCCAGCCCGTGGTCACACACGGCGGTCTCACCGGGCTGGTACACGGCGGCGAAGCGGATCCCGATGAGCTGGTCGTGTCGCTGGAACGCATGAGCGCCATCGAATCGATCGACACCGTCGGAGGCACCATGACCGTTCAGGCCGGCGCGGCGCTGCAGCGGGTACAGGAGGCAGCTGCCGAACATGATCTGGTGTTTCCGCTCGATCTGGGGGCTCGCGGTTCTTGCACCATCGGTGGCAATATTGCCACCAACGCTGGCGGCGTGCGGGTGATCCGCTACGGCATGATGCGCCAGCAGGTACTGGGGCTGGAGGCGGTGCTGGCCGACGGCACTGTGGTCGGTTCGATGAACCGCATGCTCAAGAACAATGCCGGCTACGACCTCAAGCAGCTGTTCATCGGAAGCGAAGGGACGCTGGGCATCGTTACCCGGGCAGTGCTCAGGCTGCAACCCCGGATGGCCAGCGAGTGCACCGCCCTGGTCGCCTGCCCCGACTTCGACGGGGTCACCGGCCTGCTTCGGCATATGGGTCGCGAACTTGGCGGAAGCCTGGGCACCTTCGAGGTGATGTGGCGCAACCATTACGCACTGCTCACCGAGGAGAGCGGCCGCAACACGGCTCCCCTGCCGATCCGCTGGCCCTACTATGTGATCGTCGAGTCGCTGGGCAGCGACGACGCGGCCAATGCCGCTCAGTTCGGCGCCGCCCTGGAGTCGGCGCTCGAGGCCGGCCTGATCGAGGACGCGGTACTCGCCCAGTCCGATACCCAGCGCCAGGGGATCTGGAACATCCGTGAGGACATCGAGGGGTTGATCGCGTATCTCTCGCCACTCTTCACCTTCGACGTCAGCCTGCCGATTCCCGATATGCCGGGCTACGCCGAGAAGCTCGAGTGCGCCATACGCGAGCGCTGGCCCGATGGCCGCATCGTGGTATTCGGCCACTTGGGCGACGGCAACCTTCACGTCTCGGTCGGCGTAGGCGACAGCGGAGCCGACACCCGGCGCGCCGTGGAGCGGATCGTCTACGGTCCGCTGGCCGAGCTGGGCGGCTCGGTATCGGCCGAGCACGGCATCGGTCTCGAGAAGCGCGACTATCTAGCGCTGTCGCGCAGCGCGGAGGAAATTGCTCTGATGCGTACGCTCAAGCGAGCCCTGGACCCGCAGAGCCTGCTCAACCGAAACAAGATCCTGGTCGCGGAAGGCTGA
- a CDS encoding aldehyde dehydrogenase family protein produces MKRLPLQQLDHQFINNDWVPSRGERRLAVTNPYREETIAEVSAGHPDDVEDAVAAARRALPAWRALSGTERAVYLEGFADGLARRRDELIRLSSTNNGKVLAEAGIDLDDAIACYRYYAGQARALDRRQGRLVELEMEGVEARCYHDPVGVVGLITPWNFPLVTSAWKLAPALAAGCTAVLKPSEVTPLPERALAEIALETRLPAGVLNLLFGDGEGIGAPLAAHPAIDKVSFTGSNRVGESVMRTAAERTADVSLELGGKSPILVMEDADPVQAADWVMAGLYFNAGQICSATSRLIVHETIAEPLYDALTARIDALVLGDPLEEATDMGPLTSARQRESVHAYLAIAEQQGLRAVRDASHRKLPERGYFVAPTLYRDVPTHSRLWREEIFGPVLCARSVASEQEAIELANDSDFGLAATVVSGDGERAQRIGRQLQAGSIWYNSEQLVLPETGWGGFKRSGIGRELGPWGLSAYLAVKHLVGPS; encoded by the coding sequence ATGAAGAGACTCCCCTTGCAGCAGCTCGATCATCAATTCATCAACAACGACTGGGTACCCTCGCGGGGAGAACGCCGCCTGGCAGTGACCAATCCCTACCGCGAAGAGACGATCGCCGAGGTCTCCGCCGGCCACCCGGACGACGTGGAAGATGCCGTAGCCGCAGCACGCCGCGCGCTGCCCGCCTGGCGCGCGCTCTCCGGTACCGAGCGCGCCGTCTATCTCGAAGGGTTCGCCGATGGCCTGGCACGACGTCGCGACGAATTGATCCGGCTCTCATCGACCAATAACGGCAAGGTGCTGGCCGAAGCCGGCATCGACCTCGACGATGCCATCGCTTGTTACCGCTACTATGCCGGCCAGGCACGCGCACTGGATCGGCGCCAGGGCCGCCTCGTCGAGCTTGAGATGGAAGGCGTCGAGGCACGCTGCTATCACGACCCGGTTGGCGTGGTAGGCCTGATCACGCCGTGGAACTTCCCGCTGGTAACCAGCGCCTGGAAGCTCGCCCCGGCGCTGGCCGCCGGCTGCACGGCGGTACTCAAGCCCTCCGAGGTGACACCGCTGCCCGAGCGAGCGCTGGCCGAGATCGCCCTGGAGACCAGGCTGCCCGCCGGCGTGCTCAATCTGCTGTTCGGCGACGGCGAAGGCATCGGCGCCCCTCTCGCCGCGCATCCGGCCATCGACAAGGTCTCCTTCACCGGCAGCAATCGGGTCGGCGAGTCGGTGATGCGCACCGCCGCCGAGCGCACCGCCGATGTTTCGCTGGAGCTCGGCGGCAAATCGCCGATCCTGGTGATGGAGGATGCCGACCCCGTGCAGGCGGCCGACTGGGTCATGGCCGGCCTCTATTTCAATGCCGGCCAAATCTGCTCGGCTACCTCGCGGCTGATCGTCCATGAAACCATCGCCGAGCCGCTCTACGACGCCTTGACGGCACGCATCGATGCACTTGTGCTGGGTGACCCGCTCGAGGAAGCCACCGACATGGGCCCGCTGACCAGTGCCCGTCAGCGCGAGAGCGTGCATGCCTATCTCGCCATCGCGGAGCAGCAGGGGCTCAGGGCCGTGCGCGATGCCAGCCATCGAAAGCTGCCCGAGCGGGGCTACTTCGTCGCCCCGACCCTCTATCGCGACGTGCCGACACACAGTCGGCTATGGCGCGAGGAGATCTTCGGCCCGGTACTCTGCGCGCGCAGCGTGGCGAGCGAACAGGAGGCGATCGAGCTGGCCAACGACAGCGATTTCGGCCTGGCGGCGACCGTCGTGAGCGGCGATGGCGAGCGAGCCCAACGTATCGGACGACAGCTACAGGCCGGCAGCATCTGGTACAACAGCGAGCAGCTGGTGCTGCCCGAAACCGGCTGGGGTGGCTTCAAGCGCAGCGGCATCGGCCGCGAACTCGGCCCTTGGGGGCTCTCCGCTTATCTGGCCGTCAAGCACCTGGTGGGTCCGTCATGA
- a CDS encoding YjiH family protein — MSTTDNFQRNAAVPAPFERSNLLKFIVPSAIGVGLFLVPFQVGDTINIGMGLMADGLKALLGGALPAIAVFVLVLSVLATSWVKLARPRWADKGVLHDMFHVGPVWFGMRLLGAAFALMTYFQFGPEFVTASFTGGVMLNDLAPVLLTFFFFAALLLPFLVEFGFMEFIGSLVRKPFRMIFNLPGRSAIDATASWMGSGTVGVLITTQQYEQGYYSRREASVIATNFSIVSIAFSLLITSFVDLNHMFVQFYFTVVVAGLIAAVIVPRLPPLSRKPDSYYEPVGCQLSEKRTEEMGLLRYSLTQAVRRAEHAPGPRELARNALFNVADIFLGLLPLVFAIGTVALILAEFTPLFTWLSYPMVPVLELLRIPEAEAAAPATLVGFADMFLPAVLATNIESELTRFVIACLSLTQLIYMSEIGALLLKSKIPLKLWELVAIFLLRTAITLPIIAFMAHTFFF; from the coding sequence ATGTCCACCACTGACAACTTTCAGCGAAATGCTGCCGTTCCGGCGCCTTTCGAGCGCAGCAACCTGCTGAAATTCATCGTTCCCTCTGCTATCGGCGTCGGCTTGTTCCTGGTGCCGTTCCAGGTCGGCGACACCATCAACATCGGAATGGGGCTGATGGCCGACGGGCTCAAGGCGCTGCTCGGCGGCGCCCTGCCGGCCATCGCCGTATTCGTACTGGTGCTCTCGGTGCTGGCCACCTCCTGGGTCAAGCTCGCACGGCCTCGCTGGGCCGACAAAGGGGTGCTGCACGACATGTTCCACGTCGGTCCGGTGTGGTTCGGCATGCGCCTCCTCGGGGCGGCCTTCGCCCTGATGACGTACTTCCAGTTCGGGCCCGAGTTCGTCACCGCCTCGTTCACCGGTGGCGTGATGCTCAACGACCTGGCGCCTGTGCTGCTGACCTTTTTCTTCTTCGCCGCCCTGCTGCTGCCGTTCCTGGTCGAGTTCGGCTTCATGGAGTTCATCGGCAGCCTGGTACGCAAGCCGTTCCGGATGATCTTCAACCTGCCCGGGCGCAGTGCCATCGATGCCACCGCCTCGTGGATGGGCTCGGGCACCGTGGGCGTCCTGATCACTACCCAACAGTACGAGCAGGGTTACTACAGCCGTCGCGAAGCCTCGGTCATCGCCACAAACTTCTCTATCGTGTCGATCGCCTTCAGCCTGCTGATCACCAGCTTCGTCGATCTCAACCACATGTTCGTGCAGTTCTACTTCACCGTGGTGGTGGCCGGACTGATCGCCGCAGTCATCGTGCCTCGCCTGCCGCCACTTTCGCGCAAGCCCGATAGCTACTACGAGCCGGTCGGCTGCCAGCTGTCGGAGAAGCGCACCGAGGAAATGGGTCTGCTGCGCTATAGCCTGACCCAGGCAGTACGCCGCGCCGAGCATGCTCCCGGCCCCAGGGAGCTCGCCCGCAACGCGCTGTTCAACGTGGCCGACATCTTCCTCGGCCTGCTGCCGCTGGTATTCGCCATTGGCACCGTGGCGCTGATCCTTGCCGAGTTCACGCCGCTGTTCACCTGGCTCTCCTACCCCATGGTGCCGGTGCTGGAACTGCTGCGCATTCCCGAGGCCGAGGCGGCCGCCCCCGCCACCCTGGTGGGCTTCGCCGACATGTTCCTGCCGGCGGTACTTGCCACCAATATCGAGAGCGAGCTGACCCGCTTCGTCATCGCCTGCCTGTCGCTGACCCAGTTGATATACATGTCGGAGATCGGCGCGCTGCTGCTCAAGTCGAAGATTCCCCTCAAGCTGTGGGAGCTGGTGGCGATCTTCCTGCTACGCACGGCCATCACGCTGCCGATCATCGCTTTCATGGCCCACACCTTCTTCTTCTGA
- a CDS encoding sigma-54 interaction domain-containing protein — MSEIDQEVVRTIVETANDHFFIVDGSGRVLDVSPGAAAVYGMARERLIGSSVQRLEAEGVLKPSISLEVIRSGKPVQLMQVTGTGRRVIAEAHPVYVNGRLERIVSRSRDLTDLQLLQDEYALLQKRFSEHLKRSQSGAAGEDGQLEDVLESLEIRSQVMRELALLLKRVAPSDATVLMLGESGVGKTAFARQLHRWSRRREGPFLEVNCGAIPENLFESEMFGYQPGAFSGAARQGKAGLLEQAQGGTLFLDEIGELPLLMQTKLLKVIQDGSVTRLGDTRQRQVDFRLVVATNQDLAKRVETGAFRLDLYYRLNVIPVTLPPLRERREDIPALVEACLERLNQRYGRQKLLHGSVWSELMGGDWPGNVRELENWLERAWLSSAGDLIHSPTPGDTAGVATMATPHAASARAELAEDEGLAAYLARIECDVLRALCRSLTTTYAIAERLGISQPSVVRKLKRHGLKIQR; from the coding sequence ATGAGCGAAATCGACCAAGAGGTGGTGCGTACCATCGTCGAGACGGCCAACGACCACTTCTTCATCGTCGATGGGTCGGGCCGCGTGCTCGATGTGAGCCCGGGGGCGGCGGCGGTATATGGCATGGCGCGGGAGCGCTTGATCGGCAGTTCGGTGCAGCGCCTCGAAGCGGAGGGCGTCCTCAAGCCTTCCATCAGCCTGGAGGTGATTCGCAGTGGCAAGCCGGTACAGTTGATGCAGGTCACCGGCACGGGCAGGCGAGTGATTGCCGAGGCGCATCCGGTCTATGTCAACGGTCGGCTCGAGCGGATCGTCAGTCGCTCGCGCGATCTCACCGACCTGCAACTGCTGCAGGACGAGTACGCGCTCTTGCAAAAGCGCTTCAGCGAGCACCTCAAACGCAGCCAGAGCGGGGCCGCCGGCGAGGACGGTCAGCTAGAGGATGTGCTGGAGAGCCTGGAGATCCGCAGCCAGGTGATGCGCGAGCTCGCCCTGCTGCTCAAGCGCGTGGCGCCCTCGGACGCCACCGTGCTCATGCTAGGAGAGTCCGGCGTCGGCAAGACCGCCTTCGCCCGCCAGCTGCACCGCTGGAGTCGACGCCGCGAAGGACCCTTTCTCGAGGTGAACTGCGGGGCGATTCCCGAAAACCTGTTCGAATCGGAGATGTTCGGCTATCAGCCAGGCGCCTTCAGCGGTGCGGCACGCCAGGGCAAGGCGGGGCTGCTGGAGCAGGCCCAGGGCGGCACGCTGTTCCTCGATGAGATCGGCGAGCTGCCACTACTGATGCAGACCAAGCTGCTCAAGGTGATCCAGGACGGCAGTGTCACCCGGCTCGGCGACACCCGCCAGCGGCAGGTCGACTTCCGCCTGGTGGTCGCCACCAACCAGGACCTGGCCAAGCGCGTCGAGACGGGCGCGTTCCGCCTCGACCTGTATTATCGCCTTAACGTCATTCCGGTCACGCTGCCGCCGCTGCGCGAGCGCCGCGAGGACATTCCGGCACTGGTCGAGGCCTGCCTGGAACGACTCAATCAGCGCTACGGCCGGCAGAAGCTGCTGCACGGTAGCGTGTGGTCGGAGCTGATGGGAGGCGACTGGCCGGGCAACGTGCGCGAGCTGGAGAACTGGCTGGAGCGCGCCTGGCTCTCGTCGGCGGGGGACCTGATTCACTCGCCCACGCCGGGCGACACCGCGGGCGTGGCAACGATGGCAACTCCGCACGCGGCGTCGGCGCGGGCGGAATTGGCCGAGGACGAAGGGCTTGCCGCCTATCTGGCCCGAATCGAATGCGATGTGCTGCGGGCGCTGTGCCGTTCGCTTACCACGACTTACGCCATCGCCGAACGGCTGGGTATCAGCCAGCCAAGCGTGGTGCGCAAGCTGAAGCGGCACGGGCTCAAGATTCAGCGCTGA
- a CDS encoding 5-guanidino-2-oxopentanoate decarboxylase — protein MTCARLLLRFLHERYAVDTVFGIPGVHTVALYRGLEDGGVRHVTPRHEQGAGFMADGYARATGKPGVCLIITGPGMTNIATAMGQALADSIPMLVISSVNRRDTLGRGQGRLHELASQQQLMAGVSRFSHTLLDPAALPEVLARAFAVFQGQRPGPVHIEIPIDLFDAPVEMNELSPPARLYRPTPDPEGLALAAQWLKEAQRPLVLLGGGCVDAPEAARALVERLDAPTVTTINAKGLLGRDHHLDLGANAALPAVRELARDADVILAVGTELGETDYDVVFDDGFELRGRLIRIDLDAQQLVRNQQVALGLVSDAGRSLALLAEHFPETLSRDGAARTAATLEALGLQADPAFAPFVPLYAALREALPEAILVGDSTAPVYAGNHLVSQPVPRRYFNASTGYGTLGYGLPAALGAQLGQPTLPVVALVGDGGVMFTLSELATAVEQNLPVVIVLWHNQGYEEIRRYMDAHGVTRCGVDIQAPDFQTVAAGFGCLATRIGNPTELARALAVRPSDGPLLIEVDANAWLEAIGS, from the coding sequence ATGACCTGCGCCCGGTTGCTGCTGAGGTTCCTGCACGAGCGGTATGCCGTCGACACGGTGTTCGGCATCCCCGGCGTGCATACGGTGGCGCTCTACCGCGGGCTGGAGGACGGCGGCGTGCGCCACGTCACGCCGCGCCACGAGCAGGGCGCCGGCTTCATGGCCGACGGCTACGCCCGCGCCACCGGCAAGCCCGGGGTCTGCCTGATCATCACCGGGCCCGGCATGACCAATATCGCCACCGCCATGGGTCAGGCGCTGGCCGACTCGATCCCCATGCTGGTGATATCCAGCGTCAACCGCCGCGACACCCTGGGCCGCGGCCAGGGCCGACTGCACGAGCTCGCCAGCCAGCAGCAACTGATGGCGGGAGTCTCCCGCTTCAGCCATACCCTGCTCGACCCCGCTGCCTTGCCGGAGGTGTTGGCGCGCGCCTTTGCCGTGTTCCAGGGGCAGCGCCCCGGCCCGGTGCATATCGAGATTCCCATCGACCTGTTCGATGCGCCGGTGGAGATGAACGAACTGTCGCCGCCGGCAAGGCTTTACCGCCCGACGCCCGATCCCGAAGGGTTGGCACTGGCCGCTCAGTGGTTGAAGGAAGCACAGCGCCCGCTGGTGCTGCTGGGCGGTGGCTGCGTGGATGCACCCGAGGCGGCTAGAGCGCTGGTGGAGCGGCTCGATGCGCCCACGGTGACGACGATTAACGCCAAGGGGCTGCTGGGCCGCGATCATCATCTCGATCTGGGTGCCAATGCGGCGCTGCCGGCGGTACGCGAGCTAGCCCGAGACGCCGACGTCATTCTGGCCGTAGGCACCGAGCTCGGTGAGACCGACTATGACGTCGTGTTCGACGATGGTTTCGAGCTGCGCGGCAGGTTGATCCGCATCGACCTCGACGCCCAGCAACTGGTGCGCAATCAGCAGGTCGCGCTGGGCCTGGTAAGCGATGCCGGACGCAGCCTGGCACTGCTGGCCGAACATTTCCCTGAGACGCTCTCACGCGACGGCGCTGCGCGCACAGCCGCCACGCTCGAGGCACTCGGTCTCCAGGCCGACCCGGCCTTCGCTCCCTTCGTGCCGCTCTATGCCGCCCTACGCGAAGCCCTGCCCGAGGCGATCCTGGTCGGCGACTCCACCGCCCCGGTCTATGCCGGCAATCATCTCGTCTCGCAACCCGTGCCACGGCGCTACTTCAATGCCTCCACCGGCTACGGCACCCTCGGCTACGGCCTGCCGGCAGCCCTCGGCGCCCAGCTCGGCCAACCGACGCTTCCCGTAGTGGCGCTGGTCGGCGACGGTGGCGTGATGTTCACCCTCAGTGAACTCGCCACCGCCGTGGAGCAGAACCTGCCGGTAGTGATCGTGCTATGGCACAACCAGGGCTATGAGGAAATTCGCCGCTACATGGATGCCCACGGCGTCACGCGCTGCGGCGTCGACATCCAGGCGCCGGACTTTCAGACCGTCGCCGCCGGTTTCGGCTGCCTGGCCACCCGAATCGGCAATCCCACCGAGCTGGCCCGAGCCCTTGCCGTTCGCCCCAGTGACGGCCCCCTGCTGATTGAAGTGGACGCCAACGCCTGGCTCGAGGCCATCGGATCATGA
- a CDS encoding GNAT family N-acetyltransferase → MIRIRPYQSGDWSAMWGFIAPVLHAGDSYAVPRQISEPDAFRMWVELPRAVRVAEDSAGNLLGVYYLKPNQPGPGDHVCNCGYLVAEKARGQGIANKLCEDSLRVARELGFTAMQFNMVVSTNEVAIRQWQKHGFEIVGTLPCAFRHPQQGLVDAHVMYRLL, encoded by the coding sequence ATGATCCGTATCCGCCCCTACCAGTCGGGCGACTGGTCCGCGATGTGGGGCTTCATCGCTCCTGTGCTGCATGCCGGCGACAGCTACGCCGTGCCACGCCAGATCAGCGAGCCCGACGCCTTCCGCATGTGGGTGGAGCTGCCGCGTGCCGTACGCGTGGCCGAGGACTCCGCTGGCAACTTGCTCGGCGTCTATTACCTCAAGCCCAACCAGCCCGGCCCCGGCGATCATGTCTGCAACTGCGGCTATCTCGTGGCCGAGAAGGCCCGAGGCCAGGGTATCGCCAACAAGCTGTGCGAGGATTCCCTGCGTGTCGCTCGCGAGCTCGGCTTCACCGCCATGCAGTTCAACATGGTCGTCTCGACCAACGAAGTCGCCATACGTCAATGGCAGAAGCATGGCTTCGAGATCGTCGGCACCCTGCCCTGCGCCTTCCGACACCCGCAGCAAGGCTTGGTCGACGCCCACGTCATGTACCGCCTTTTGTAG